A genomic region of Fibrobacter sp. UWH4 contains the following coding sequences:
- a CDS encoding nitroreductase: MNTLEAIKTRRSTRKFKARAVEMEKLQQIVEAGRFGPTGGNAQGNHFFVISNATALMMLKDMVQTAFAKMELRDDLYKSLKNSIMLSQKGNYSFSYNAPVLIVVANKKDYGNNMADVACAVENMMLAANELDLGSCYINQLKWLNEEPSIRGYLGTLGLKDDERVYASVAIGYADTESGLPNRTEAPRIGNEVVFV, translated from the coding sequence ATGAATACTCTCGAGGCAATCAAGACACGTCGCAGTACGCGTAAGTTCAAGGCGCGCGCTGTCGAAATGGAAAAGTTGCAGCAGATTGTCGAGGCGGGCCGCTTTGGACCCACGGGCGGCAACGCGCAAGGCAACCATTTCTTCGTCATTTCGAACGCGACCGCCCTCATGATGCTCAAGGATATGGTTCAGACCGCCTTTGCGAAGATGGAACTCCGTGACGACCTTTACAAGAGTCTCAAGAATTCGATCATGCTTTCGCAGAAGGGAAATTATTCCTTCAGCTACAATGCTCCCGTGCTGATAGTGGTCGCGAACAAGAAAGATTACGGCAACAACATGGCGGATGTCGCTTGCGCCGTCGAAAACATGATGCTTGCCGCGAATGAACTCGACCTCGGTAGCTGCTATATCAATCAGCTCAAGTGGCTGAACGAGGAACCCTCGATTCGCGGATACCTGGGAACGCTCGGACTTAAGGACGACGAGCGTGTCTATGCATCTGTCGCTATCGGTTATGCCGATACCGAATCGGGCCTTCCGAACCGTACGGAAGCGCCCCGCATCGGCAACGAAGTCGTATTCGTCTAA
- a CDS encoding Rpn family recombination-promoting nuclease/putative transposase: protein MEKNNVKRKPLSECIVKPGEKSPYASLLVDLAFKKAFNPDKPVSRQNLVNLLNDLLEPQLKRPIVNVKTRNVAHNLSGSKESRTAIFDLHCEDDMGNLIEIEVQIRRMTNLLNRLAFYASEMVANQAEPGNNWNYKIKPTYVIAFTQHTMFEDERIVHRATVVDLETGEQFLDTYNFTAIELSKVPFFIEAGASSLRKWLFFFRFLDKLKELPAELDEEKFEHLTESSKVSNFSKEEFEVYQKMHHEKWDHNLMGEAFLEDYADLVNAKVTEGVLDKTREIARDMLAEGDSVEKVARITHLSEDIVREL, encoded by the coding sequence ATGGAAAAGAATAACGTCAAACGCAAACCTCTTTCAGAATGCATTGTCAAACCAGGTGAAAAAAGTCCGTATGCCAGTCTGCTGGTGGATTTGGCTTTTAAGAAGGCGTTCAATCCTGACAAACCCGTAAGTCGTCAGAACCTTGTCAATTTGCTGAACGACTTGCTCGAACCGCAACTCAAGCGGCCAATCGTAAATGTGAAGACTCGCAACGTGGCGCACAATTTGAGCGGAAGCAAGGAATCTCGCACGGCGATTTTCGACCTGCACTGTGAAGACGATATGGGAAACTTGATTGAAATCGAAGTGCAGATTCGCCGTATGACAAACCTTTTGAATCGCCTTGCGTTCTATGCGAGCGAAATGGTTGCAAATCAGGCTGAACCTGGCAATAATTGGAATTACAAAATCAAGCCAACCTATGTGATTGCATTTACGCAACATACGATGTTCGAAGATGAACGTATTGTTCATCGCGCCACGGTTGTTGACTTGGAAACGGGGGAACAGTTTCTTGATACCTATAACTTCACTGCAATTGAACTTTCAAAGGTTCCCTTTTTCATTGAGGCAGGAGCATCAAGCCTCCGCAAGTGGCTGTTTTTCTTCCGTTTTCTGGATAAGTTGAAGGAGTTGCCCGCTGAATTGGATGAAGAAAAGTTCGAACACTTGACAGAGAGTTCAAAAGTATCTAACTTCTCTAAAGAAGAATTTGAGGTATACCAGAAAATGCATCACGAAAAATGGGACCATAACCTTATGGGAGAGGCCTTTTTGGAGGACTACGCGGACTTAGTCAACGCGAAGGTTACCGAAGGCGTCCTTGACAAAACTCGTGAAATTGCTCGTGATATGCTTGCCGAAGGTGATTCGGTGGAAAAGGTTGCTCGAATAACGCATCTTTCTGAAGATATCGTTCGCGAACTATAA
- the lon gene encoding endopeptidase La, translating to MAIDFSKTFPLLPLRDAVVFPHTTRRILVGRDISLRALEYAESHDGEIILSAQKNIEQEEIENPMLDLYSVGVVAHVSNVTPFPNGCVKVVLDGEQVVDLRSISTKDQFLMTTVSPHKPTITSTDKSSQLETVLSHFKEYSLHRNISEGMVDALFTMDSHINAFYGMIPFLQISLDERQRLLEIGEIDELAQRLIEIMQVAADTDTMMVKVQQNVRQKMAQQQKEWFISEQIRQLQDELDGESGNASEPDQLLKKVKAKKFSPAIQEKLEEEIGRMKLMQPTSPEYAVSRNYLDWFLNLPYGEYTDTVLNMKKVKGELDSKHFGLDKVKERIMEYVAVLKLTGTERRAPILCLVGPPGVGKTTLVESIANAMKRNFVRITLGGVRDEAEIRGHRRTYIGAMPGRFIQALRRAKCMNPIILLDEIDKMASDFRGDPASAMLEVLDPEQNHDFTDHFMEVGLDLSRVLFIATANNEAEIPEALRDRLEMVRLPGYYPHEKLQIASKYLVPRICERTGIENGKDVAFDDDMIAKVIREWTREAGVRELERTLENVVRHRAKDKVMGKKYKAEVTEKTLQEYLGAPRYLDNQLPPAGRPGVIVGLAWTSVGGEILPIECMLLPGKGTLLMTGKLGDVMKESAQIALSLVRERLERFGIDPNVVKKTDIHIHVPEGAVPKDGPSAGIALTLCLLSAFTKQPVSPEIAFTGEVSLTGACLPIGGLNEKALAALQAGVKTLHLPAGNQKDVNELPAPAKKGLKIFTHKHIDEIIKVLFAEKKTAAVKKEKK from the coding sequence ATGGCTATTGATTTTTCGAAAACGTTCCCCCTGCTCCCTCTGAGGGATGCTGTTGTTTTTCCGCACACGACCCGCCGCATTCTGGTGGGGCGAGACATTTCTTTGCGCGCCCTTGAGTATGCCGAATCGCATGACGGCGAGATTATCCTCTCGGCGCAGAAAAATATTGAACAGGAAGAAATCGAGAACCCGATGCTCGACCTTTATTCGGTGGGTGTCGTTGCGCACGTGAGTAACGTGACCCCCTTCCCGAACGGTTGCGTGAAGGTGGTGCTCGATGGCGAACAGGTGGTGGACCTCCGCTCGATTTCGACGAAGGACCAGTTCCTGATGACGACGGTTTCGCCGCACAAGCCGACGATTACGTCTACGGACAAGAGCTCCCAGCTGGAAACGGTGCTTTCGCACTTCAAGGAATATTCCCTGCACAGGAACATTTCGGAAGGCATGGTCGATGCGCTGTTTACCATGGATAGCCACATCAACGCCTTTTACGGCATGATTCCCTTCTTGCAGATTTCGCTTGACGAACGCCAGCGCCTGCTCGAAATTGGCGAAATCGACGAACTCGCGCAGCGCCTGATCGAAATTATGCAGGTGGCTGCCGACACCGATACCATGATGGTGAAGGTGCAGCAGAATGTGCGCCAGAAGATGGCTCAGCAGCAGAAGGAATGGTTCATTTCGGAACAGATCCGTCAGTTGCAGGACGAACTGGATGGCGAAAGCGGAAACGCCTCGGAACCGGATCAGTTGCTCAAGAAAGTCAAGGCGAAAAAATTTTCCCCGGCGATCCAGGAAAAGCTTGAAGAAGAAATTGGCCGCATGAAGTTGATGCAGCCGACGTCCCCGGAATATGCAGTGAGCAGGAATTACCTGGACTGGTTCCTGAACCTGCCTTACGGCGAATATACCGACACCGTGCTCAACATGAAAAAGGTGAAGGGCGAACTCGATTCCAAGCACTTTGGTCTCGACAAGGTGAAGGAACGCATCATGGAATACGTGGCGGTCCTGAAGCTCACGGGAACCGAACGCCGTGCACCGATTCTTTGCCTGGTGGGCCCTCCGGGCGTGGGCAAAACGACTCTTGTCGAATCAATTGCGAATGCCATGAAGCGCAACTTTGTGCGCATCACTCTCGGCGGCGTGCGTGACGAAGCCGAAATCCGCGGTCACCGCCGCACCTATATCGGCGCGATGCCCGGCCGCTTTATCCAGGCCCTGCGTCGTGCAAAGTGCATGAACCCGATTATCCTCTTGGACGAAATCGACAAGATGGCGAGCGATTTCCGTGGCGATCCGGCGAGCGCGATGCTTGAAGTCCTGGACCCGGAACAGAACCACGACTTTACGGACCACTTTATGGAAGTGGGGCTCGACCTTAGCCGCGTGCTGTTTATCGCGACGGCGAACAACGAGGCCGAAATTCCGGAAGCCCTACGAGACCGTCTCGAAATGGTGCGCCTGCCCGGCTACTATCCGCACGAAAAGTTGCAGATCGCAAGCAAGTACCTGGTGCCGCGCATCTGTGAACGTACGGGTATCGAAAACGGCAAGGATGTCGCCTTTGACGACGACATGATTGCGAAGGTGATTCGCGAATGGACCCGCGAGGCGGGCGTGCGCGAACTGGAACGTACGCTTGAAAACGTGGTGCGTCACCGTGCAAAGGACAAGGTGATGGGCAAGAAATATAAGGCCGAAGTCACCGAGAAGACCTTGCAGGAATACCTGGGTGCTCCGCGTTACCTTGACAACCAGCTGCCACCTGCTGGCCGTCCGGGCGTTATCGTGGGCCTTGCATGGACAAGCGTCGGCGGCGAGATTTTGCCAATCGAATGTATGCTCCTGCCCGGCAAGGGAACGCTACTCATGACGGGTAAGCTCGGCGACGTGATGAAGGAGTCCGCACAGATTGCCTTGAGCCTCGTGCGTGAGCGTCTGGAACGTTTCGGTATCGACCCGAATGTGGTGAAGAAGACGGATATCCATATCCACGTGCCCGAAGGAGCCGTGCCGAAGGATGGACCTTCTGCGGGTATCGCGCTGACGCTCTGTCTGCTTTCGGCGTTTACGAAACAGCCCGTGTCTCCCGAAATCGCCTTTACCGGTGAAGTGAGCCTGACGGGTGCATGCCTCCCGATCGGTGGCCTCAACGAGAAAGCGCTTGCTGCGCTCCAAGCGGGCGTGAAGACGCTTCATCTCCCTGCAGGTAACCAGAAGGACGTGAACGAGCTTCCGGCTCCCGCGAAGAAGGGCCTCAAGATTTTCACGCACAAGCACATCGACGAAATCATCAAGGTGCTGTTTGCGGAGAAGAAGACGGCCGCTGTGAAAAAAGAAAAGAAATAA
- a CDS encoding phosphomannomutase — MSVSMQEVMKQSGVAFGTSGARGLVTAMTDRVCYVYARSFIKYCETSYKCEHTIAIAGDLRPSTERILKALVKAGEDSSWKVVYCGRIPSPAIALYGIDKALPTIMVTGSHIPADRNGIKFNHPQGEITKADEQGIVSQSVDFDESIFDSKGMLKNAPALPTVETEAEENYVKRYPEFFGTKALSGLTIGVYQHSAVGRDIVVKVLESLGATVKPFARSETFIPVDTEAIRKEDEELARDFAHKDFVDAIFSTDGDSDRPLLADDVGMWLRGDVLGILAAQALGIKRIATPVSCNTSLEKSNSFEKICRTRIGSPYVIAGMESLVDSADKSVSVAGYEANGGFLLQTDLTREFVERDCHGNETRATRTLKALPTRDALLPMLAVMVRVREERMCVVDLLKKLPKRFTLSDRLKEFPTDISKAKLAEIREQKLGKKLFGSLTAKPSRFKPKDGSTPAPFHGEIVSIDETDGYRMEFDSGDIVHLRPSGNAPEFRCYVETDDKARSAELLAGCMKIMESWR, encoded by the coding sequence ATGAGCGTTTCGATGCAAGAAGTAATGAAGCAATCCGGCGTGGCATTCGGCACCAGCGGAGCCCGCGGACTGGTAACGGCGATGACCGACCGCGTATGCTACGTGTACGCCCGCTCCTTTATCAAGTACTGCGAAACAAGCTACAAGTGCGAACACACCATCGCGATCGCAGGCGACCTGCGCCCGAGTACCGAACGCATCTTGAAGGCGCTCGTGAAGGCCGGCGAAGATTCCTCGTGGAAGGTCGTCTACTGCGGACGCATCCCGAGCCCGGCCATCGCCCTTTACGGCATCGACAAGGCGCTCCCGACCATCATGGTGACGGGCAGCCACATTCCCGCCGACCGCAACGGCATCAAGTTCAACCACCCGCAAGGCGAAATCACCAAGGCCGACGAACAGGGAATCGTCTCGCAGTCCGTCGATTTCGACGAATCCATTTTTGACAGCAAGGGCATGCTGAAGAACGCCCCCGCACTTCCGACCGTCGAAACGGAAGCCGAAGAAAACTACGTGAAGCGCTACCCCGAATTTTTCGGCACCAAGGCACTCTCGGGTCTTACCATCGGCGTGTACCAGCATTCCGCCGTGGGCCGCGACATCGTGGTGAAGGTCCTTGAAAGTTTGGGTGCGACGGTGAAACCGTTTGCCCGCAGCGAGACCTTCATCCCGGTCGACACCGAGGCTATCCGCAAGGAAGACGAAGAACTCGCCCGCGACTTTGCGCACAAGGATTTCGTGGATGCCATCTTCAGCACCGACGGCGACAGCGACCGCCCGCTTCTGGCAGACGATGTAGGCATGTGGCTGCGTGGCGACGTGCTGGGCATCCTCGCTGCCCAGGCGCTTGGGATCAAGCGCATTGCAACTCCGGTGAGTTGCAACACGTCGCTCGAAAAGTCGAACAGTTTCGAAAAAATTTGCCGCACCCGCATCGGCAGCCCTTATGTAATCGCCGGCATGGAAAGCCTGGTGGACAGCGCCGACAAGAGCGTCTCCGTCGCAGGCTACGAGGCGAACGGCGGATTCCTGCTGCAGACCGACCTCACCCGCGAATTCGTGGAACGCGACTGCCACGGTAACGAGACGCGCGCGACCCGTACGCTCAAGGCGCTTCCCACCCGTGACGCGCTGCTCCCGATGCTTGCCGTAATGGTACGCGTGCGCGAAGAACGCATGTGCGTCGTGGACCTCCTGAAGAAACTCCCGAAGCGCTTTACGCTCAGCGACCGCCTCAAGGAATTCCCGACCGATATCTCGAAGGCGAAACTCGCCGAAATCCGCGAGCAGAAACTCGGCAAGAAACTTTTCGGCAGTCTCACCGCGAAACCCAGCCGTTTCAAGCCCAAGGACGGCTCGACCCCGGCGCCCTTCCACGGCGAAATCGTCTCCATCGACGAGACCGACGGCTACCGTATGGAATTCGACTCCGGCGACATCGTGCACCTGCGCCCGAGCGGCAACGCCCCGGAATTCCGCTGCTACGTGGAAACCGACGACAAGGCTCGTTCCGCAGAACTTTTGGCCGGTTGCATGAAGATCATGGAAAGCTGGAGATAG
- the argA gene encoding amino-acid N-acetyltransferase, translated as MSNATPDFNSQHFEVAGFIREVFGYMERFKGQLFVLKIEDDLMSHPLFPVLMRDIAILHKAGIRIIIVPGTRNSIDAQLKAWELESSFYAGVRLTSEETLPHIEQASLGVAQHIMSHLTASGLRGIQGNWVLARSMGVIDGIDYMRTGRIERIQRDILDQLLDEKFVPIIPPIGWNKLGHAYNISSTELATELCKYMKVGKLFFIGNQNGIKLDGLVTGKNTKYLEPTESGVISAMDVDQAKELLELNSDQLDFAQMDYLMNAIHACEAGANRVHLLSGEFQGSVLQEVFSARGDGTMVYANQYSSIRPAIMEDIPDILRIMQDYIDKGFLVPRTQESISEKLKDYVVYSIDNSIHGCGALHEFENGMAEVAGIAVAANYRKSGIGDAIVRHLISVGRMKGYKTLFLLTTQALDWFYHFGFVDGTVDELPPTKRDHYNKKRHSRILMLPLDK; from the coding sequence ATGAGCAACGCTACACCCGATTTCAATTCGCAACATTTTGAGGTTGCAGGTTTCATTCGCGAAGTGTTCGGCTACATGGAACGCTTCAAGGGTCAGCTGTTTGTGCTGAAAATCGAGGACGACCTGATGAGCCATCCGCTTTTCCCGGTGCTCATGAGGGATATCGCCATTCTGCACAAGGCGGGAATCCGCATCATCATCGTACCGGGGACGCGCAACAGCATTGACGCGCAGCTCAAGGCGTGGGAACTGGAATCGAGTTTCTATGCGGGTGTGAGACTTACGAGCGAGGAGACTCTTCCGCATATCGAACAGGCCTCTCTGGGCGTGGCCCAGCATATTATGAGCCACCTTACGGCAAGCGGCTTGCGCGGCATTCAGGGCAACTGGGTGCTTGCGCGAAGCATGGGCGTCATCGACGGCATCGACTACATGCGTACCGGCCGTATCGAACGCATCCAGCGCGACATTCTGGATCAGCTTCTCGACGAAAAGTTCGTGCCGATTATTCCACCCATTGGCTGGAACAAGCTCGGACACGCTTACAACATCAGCTCGACCGAACTTGCGACCGAACTCTGCAAGTACATGAAGGTCGGCAAGCTCTTCTTTATCGGCAACCAGAACGGTATCAAGCTCGATGGCCTGGTGACCGGCAAGAACACCAAGTACCTGGAACCCACGGAGTCGGGCGTGATCTCGGCCATGGACGTGGACCAGGCGAAGGAACTGCTGGAACTCAATTCCGACCAGCTCGACTTTGCGCAGATGGATTACCTGATGAACGCCATCCATGCCTGCGAGGCGGGCGCGAACCGTGTCCACCTTCTGAGCGGCGAATTCCAGGGCAGCGTGCTGCAGGAAGTGTTCAGTGCCCGTGGTGACGGTACCATGGTGTACGCGAACCAGTATTCCAGTATCCGTCCCGCGATCATGGAAGATATTCCGGATATCCTCCGGATTATGCAGGACTACATCGACAAGGGTTTCCTTGTGCCGCGTACGCAGGAAAGCATTTCCGAAAAGCTCAAGGATTACGTTGTCTACAGCATCGACAACAGCATTCACGGCTGCGGCGCCTTGCACGAATTTGAAAACGGCATGGCCGAAGTGGCGGGCATCGCTGTCGCCGCGAACTACCGCAAGTCGGGCATTGGCGATGCCATCGTGCGTCACCTGATTTCGGTGGGCCGCATGAAGGGCTACAAGACGCTGTTCCTGCTTACGACGCAGGCGCTCGACTGGTTCTATCATTTCGGTTTTGTCGACGGCACGGTAGACGAACTTCCGCCGACCAAGCGCGACCATTACAACAAGAAACGTCATTCTCGCATTCTGATGCTCCCGTTGGATAAATAA
- a CDS encoding YggS family pyridoxal phosphate-dependent enzyme, which translates to MEFTLEQMREHLAALEARITEACKIAGRSRDAVKLVWVSKFHPAEAVENAIALGATDFGENRVQEAELKFSTPRTALDGSRVRCHVIGPVQSNKLKKAAIVADCIHSIASIEAVEKLEKVCAALPGNGADASQGKILEILFQVNAGEEETKSGLDVHEAEAFLESLETRGENAFPHLRFRGLMTIGKNTGVAEDSRECFAFLRNLQQKFLAKGGVFAKFDQLSMGMTGDLEVAIEEGSTMIRVGTALFGERDYSR; encoded by the coding sequence ATGGAATTCACACTTGAACAAATGCGCGAGCACCTTGCAGCTCTCGAAGCAAGGATTACCGAAGCTTGTAAGATTGCGGGCCGCAGCCGCGATGCGGTAAAGCTTGTGTGGGTAAGCAAGTTCCACCCAGCCGAGGCTGTGGAAAATGCGATTGCGCTCGGTGCCACCGACTTTGGCGAGAACCGCGTGCAGGAAGCCGAACTCAAGTTCTCGACGCCGCGTACGGCCCTCGACGGTAGCCGCGTGCGTTGCCACGTGATTGGCCCTGTACAAAGTAATAAACTCAAGAAGGCGGCGATCGTCGCCGACTGTATCCACTCCATCGCAAGTATCGAAGCGGTAGAAAAGCTCGAGAAAGTCTGCGCGGCGCTCCCCGGCAACGGCGCCGATGCATCTCAGGGTAAAATCCTCGAAATCCTTTTCCAGGTGAATGCCGGCGAAGAAGAAACCAAGAGCGGTCTCGACGTGCACGAAGCCGAGGCTTTTCTGGAGTCTCTGGAGACTCGCGGCGAAAATGCATTTCCGCACCTGCGTTTCCGCGGCCTGATGACCATCGGCAAGAACACCGGTGTCGCCGAGGACAGCCGCGAATGTTTCGCTTTCCTCCGTAACCTCCAGCAGAAATTCCTCGCGAAGGGCGGCGTGTTCGCGAAATTCGACCAGCTTTCGATGGGCATGACCGGTGACCTCGAAGTCGCCATCGAAGAAGGTTCCACGATGATCCGTGTGGGGACGGCCCTCTTCGGTGAACGCGACTACAGCAGATAA
- a CDS encoding sigma 54-interacting transcriptional regulator yields MNRHESMLRIAANSDISVLLLGESGSGKEVAARFIHEHSQRAGGPFVALNCGAIARGLAESILEGHRKGAFTGAGEERAGLVRSAEGGTLFLDEIGEMPLETQCKLLRILQERTVMPLGCYESVPVNFRLVCATNRDLRSEIAAGRFREDLFFRLNVFPVKIPPLREREDFERIVHELWRDVNGASARMLNPYEMALLRKKTWPGNVRQLKNVLQRFSLLQSYGVTLSKVMDEEFGEAPLPQKEAGIVAPHSTGAPEHLMMGGFRNFEFAYERLCDRCGERGGERVAERARRYAASPEWNLICTELAKNEGNRSVTAQKLGISRGCLNYQIKKHSS; encoded by the coding sequence ATGAATAGACACGAATCCATGTTGCGGATTGCGGCGAATTCCGACATCTCGGTCCTTCTGCTCGGGGAATCCGGTTCGGGGAAGGAGGTGGCGGCCCGCTTTATCCACGAGCACAGCCAAAGGGCGGGCGGCCCCTTTGTCGCATTGAATTGCGGTGCGATTGCCCGGGGACTTGCCGAGAGCATTCTGGAGGGGCATCGCAAGGGGGCGTTTACCGGTGCGGGCGAGGAACGCGCGGGGCTTGTGCGTTCGGCCGAAGGCGGGACGCTCTTCCTTGACGAAATCGGCGAAATGCCGCTAGAGACGCAGTGCAAGCTGCTGCGCATCCTGCAGGAGCGCACGGTGATGCCGCTCGGCTGCTACGAGAGTGTCCCCGTCAATTTTAGGCTCGTGTGTGCGACGAACCGCGATTTGCGTAGCGAGATCGCGGCGGGTCGCTTCCGTGAGGACTTGTTTTTCAGGCTGAACGTGTTTCCGGTGAAAATCCCGCCGCTGCGGGAACGCGAAGATTTCGAGCGGATTGTACACGAGCTGTGGCGAGATGTCAACGGGGCCTCTGCGAGGATGTTGAACCCTTATGAAATGGCGCTGCTCCGGAAAAAAACGTGGCCGGGGAACGTGAGGCAACTCAAGAACGTATTGCAGCGATTTTCGTTGCTGCAATCGTATGGTGTTACTTTGTCTAAAGTGATGGACGAGGAATTCGGCGAGGCGCCCCTGCCCCAAAAAGAAGCTGGCATCGTTGCGCCCCATAGTACAGGGGCGCCGGAGCACCTGATGATGGGCGGATTCAGGAACTTCGAGTTTGCCTATGAAAGGCTCTGCGATAGATGCGGAGAAAGAGGCGGTGAAAGGGTTGCTGAAAGGGCTCGGCGTTATGCGGCGTCTCCCGAGTGGAATTTAATTTGTACTGAACTCGCGAAAAACGAGGGAAACCGGAGCGTGACCGCGCAGAAACTGGGGATTAGTCGAGGGTGCCTGAATTACCAGATCAAGAAGCACAGCAGCTGA
- a CDS encoding YafY family protein — protein sequence MADITRADRVLQLFALLITNPSRSYSISDLMEALEIPENERRNVQRDMQTLTSANGGAYIRVLSDRRAFRYQSAIKSADNLLFPNFENTMLHFVFLQRIANMYPAASETVTDLLEKIRKSLPASEKKAVDQLAQDLNSRILFAGTPPMFEEDSSEKLKVILQAIHQRRKIRVAYVSENGNIPSIRIPLMVILYQGEIYIGCESQSHPGDTYTLKFRRIQKVELTKETFQDNPKTLEMLRKRVRLGSAIFGPQDPKAEDVEIVFSSHVQCYLEEKPFQRSMKVEKMYDGRLLVTMKALNDELLFRWVLSYADCAEVIKPVSLRNKLREFSYYLDSTYRRNPRH from the coding sequence ATGGCAGATATTACCCGCGCAGACCGCGTCCTTCAACTATTCGCGCTACTGATAACGAATCCGAGCAGGAGCTATTCCATCAGTGACTTGATGGAGGCTTTGGAAATTCCCGAAAATGAGCGCCGCAATGTGCAACGCGATATGCAGACGTTGACTTCTGCCAACGGGGGCGCCTACATCCGTGTGTTAAGCGACCGACGCGCTTTCCGTTACCAGTCAGCCATTAAATCGGCGGATAACCTGCTTTTTCCGAATTTCGAAAATACCATGCTGCATTTCGTGTTTCTGCAGCGCATCGCGAATATGTACCCTGCCGCAAGTGAGACCGTCACGGATTTACTCGAAAAAATCCGGAAGAGTCTGCCCGCAAGCGAAAAGAAGGCCGTGGATCAGCTTGCTCAGGACTTGAACTCGCGAATCCTTTTTGCGGGAACTCCGCCCATGTTCGAGGAAGATTCCAGCGAAAAGCTCAAGGTCATTCTGCAGGCGATTCACCAACGCCGTAAAATACGCGTTGCCTATGTCAGCGAAAATGGGAACATCCCCAGCATACGAATTCCGCTAATGGTCATTTTGTATCAGGGTGAAATCTACATCGGTTGCGAATCGCAGTCGCACCCTGGCGATACTTATACGCTCAAGTTCCGCCGAATCCAGAAGGTCGAACTTACCAAGGAAACCTTTCAGGATAATCCGAAAACACTTGAAATGCTGCGCAAACGCGTGCGCCTCGGATCCGCAATTTTTGGTCCGCAAGACCCGAAAGCCGAAGACGTGGAAATCGTGTTCAGTAGCCATGTGCAGTGCTATCTTGAAGAAAAGCCATTCCAACGTTCGATGAAAGTGGAAAAGATGTATGATGGCCGCCTACTGGTCACGATGAAGGCGCTCAACGACGAACTCCTGTTCCGCTGGGTGCTCTCGTACGCCGACTGCGCCGAAGTCATCAAGCCTGTCTCCCTCCGCAACAAACTCCGCGAATTCTCGTATTACCTCGACAGCACCTACCGCCGAAACCCCAGGCATTAA
- a CDS encoding PorV/PorQ family protein produces the protein MLKRFVAFAFVSASLALAGEHWNVDAGDVSMKFLSMQVSARSAALSGAGTADAKSASEVSRNPLAMGAVQEAEAGVNHVIFPENTADDFSTAYFALPFTLFDFPLTFSAGAEYLGYDEIEGRDEEGFKTSEYSAYAWAVQAGLGNRGKAFRWAATARFASQTIDDETAIAILGDIGGAYKLGEYFALGATLTNFGYMSDYDGETEHEPMALQAGITGIVPVARLLGFQSQWDLHLSADAYRRADMEDPEWRFGGELNYMETLALRVGYAARPDTEDGISAGLGVTFGMISFDYAYSPKKAFDGGYHYLTLGMRF, from the coding sequence ATGCTGAAACGTTTCGTCGCCTTTGCTTTCGTATCCGCCTCCCTCGCACTTGCCGGGGAGCACTGGAACGTTGACGCGGGCGATGTCTCGATGAAGTTCCTCTCGATGCAGGTCTCGGCCCGCAGCGCCGCTCTTTCTGGAGCCGGAACTGCTGACGCCAAGAGCGCCTCCGAAGTTTCCCGCAACCCACTCGCCATGGGTGCCGTGCAGGAAGCCGAAGCGGGCGTGAACCACGTCATCTTCCCCGAAAATACCGCCGACGACTTCTCGACGGCCTACTTCGCCCTCCCCTTCACCCTGTTCGACTTCCCGCTGACCTTCTCGGCAGGCGCCGAATACCTGGGCTACGACGAAATCGAGGGCCGCGACGAAGAAGGCTTCAAGACCTCGGAATACAGCGCCTACGCCTGGGCCGTACAGGCAGGCCTCGGTAACCGCGGCAAGGCATTCCGCTGGGCCGCCACCGCAAGGTTTGCCTCGCAGACCATCGACGACGAGACCGCCATCGCGATCCTCGGCGACATCGGCGGCGCCTACAAGCTCGGCGAATACTTCGCCCTGGGCGCCACCCTCACGAACTTCGGCTACATGAGCGACTACGACGGCGAAACGGAACACGAACCGATGGCACTCCAGGCGGGCATCACGGGAATCGTCCCCGTCGCACGCCTCCTCGGATTCCAAAGCCAGTGGGACCTGCACCTTTCCGCAGACGCCTACCGCCGTGCCGACATGGAAGACCCCGAATGGAGATTCGGCGGCGAACTCAACTACATGGAAACGCTCGCCCTCCGCGTTGGCTACGCGGCACGCCCCGACACCGAAGACGGCATCAGCGCGGGCCTCGGCGTCACCTTCGGCATGATCTCCTTCGACTACGCCTACAGCCCGAAAAAGGCTTTCGACGGTGGCTACCACTACCTGACGCTCGGAATGCGTTTCTAG